The Streptomyces sp. NBC_01317 genomic interval GGCGCGTTCGCCCGGTTTGGTGTCGTCGTGCGACGCGTGCAGGACACGCTCCGCGTCAAGACCGGTCAGGCCGCCGGGGCGGTGGCCGAGGATCCGTTCCGCCCAGGGGTTGCAGGCTATGACGTGGCCGGCGGCGTCCACGGCGTACATCCCCGCCGTGGCGTGGGCGAACAGTGCGGACAGCAGCTCGCCGTTCGTCGTCCCATCCGTCGTGCCGGTCCATGCCGGGGCCCCTTCGGACATGCTCTCTCCCAGACGGTGCGGGCCGGACATCGGCGTCGAGTTCTCGATGTGGTGCGCTGTGCGGCGATCGCCGAGCTGGGTCTCACGGCCGGGGGCCGGGGCCGGGTCGCCAGAGCGGGAGCGGCTGCCATCACCGTACGCGACCCCGTGCGGGACACGCGCGGAGTCCAGGGGGAAAGGGCACGTACGGGTGGCCGCGGACGCTCCCGGTGTCCGAAAAGACATGGTCCGCCCGGGGCGCGATGAGGAGATGTTCCGCACGAGTACTCCGGCGGGAGCATCACCTCCTCCTCATCCCGGGGGACGCGCCGGGCGCGGGGGACGGTGGAGGCTGTGGTCCGGCCGGAGCCACCGGACCGTATCGGCCGGGGCGCGGGACACGACAGGCCACGGCAGGACACGGGTGGGACACCGACAGGGGGAGAAAGACGTGGACGGGACGAAGGACACACACGCGGACCTGGCGGAGTTCGGCCGGTGCTGGGCCCGCGCGGAACTGCGCGGTGATGTCGGCTCGCTCGACGTCCTCCTCACGGACGACTTCCGCGGGGTCGGACCGCGCGGCGTTGTCCTCGACAAACCGCGGTGGCTGGATCGCTACGCGTCGGGGTGCCTCGTCCATGACGCGTTCGACTGGGAGGACGTCGAGGTACGCGTCCACGGGGACGCGGCCGTCGCGATCGGTCTGCAACGCCAGCAGAGCGTCAACGACGGCCGCGACGCGGACGGTTACTTCCGCCTGACCCAGTTCCTGACACAACACGACGGCCGCTGGAAACTGGCCGCCCTCCACATGGGCCGGATCGCCGAGCCGCTGCCGTAGCGAGCGGCTCGGCGCCCGGGCCTACGGCGTGGGCAGGAAGCCGGTGGTGTGGAAGTAGGTCAGGTAGCGGGTGAGGATCTCGTCCGTCAGGGGAGGCTGGTGGGCACCCAGGGACGCCGCCGCCTTCGTCGTCTGGCCCGAGTCGAAGCGGCGGTGGTCCGTTGCCTCGGGGCGGGGGCCGGTCTCCTCGCCGAGGAAGAGTTGGGCCGCGTTGTCGGGTTGGGCCGCCACCAGGGACTGCCAGTCCGGGGCGGGGATCGTTCGCAGGTCGTGGCCGAGGCGGGTGGCGGCCTCGAAGACGCGGTCCAGGCCCGGTGCGTCCGGGTTGGTGAGGTGGTACGTCTCCGCACCCGTCTGGCCCGCCGTGGAGAGCGCCACCACCGCCGCGCTGACGTGGTCCACGGGGACCCAGTCGGTCGACCCGTACGGCAGATCCGGTACGGCTCCGGCCTGGAGGCAGCCCTTGATGAGCTGCCACAGCAGGTCCCGGTCCTGGCAGGCGCCGGTGGTGGTGTCGCCGCTGATGCGACCGGGGCGGTAGACGGTCACCGGCAGGCCGCGTTCGCGGGCCAGGCCGACCAGCCCCTCCGCGACCCACTTGCTGCGCGCGTAGCCGTCGGGCAGTGACGACGCGGGGCCCGTCGGGGTCGACTCCGTGATGGTGAGGGGATCGGGGCCGGGCGCCGGCGCGTAGACGCCGGTGGTCGAGATGTAGTGCATCCCGGGTGAGGCGGAGTCGGCGAGCAGGCGCAGCAGTTCCTCGGTGCCGCCGACGTTGGGGGCGCGCAGATCTCCGTACGGGGCGGCGAAGTTGACGCGTGCGCCGTTGTGCAGGACCGGGCCGAGGCGGCGGACCAGGGCGGCCCTCTCCTCGGGCGACAGGCCGAGGCCGGGGGCGGCGAGGTCGCCGGGGACGGGGCGGATCAGGGCCTCGTACCGGGGGCGCCACAGGCCGTACCGCTCCAGGTTCGCGCGCAGCCGGCGCCCCGCGTCCCGCTCGTCCCGCGCCCGTACGAGGCAGTCGACCGGGCCGTCGGTGGTCTCGATGAGGTCGCGCAGGAGGAACGCGCCGAGGAAGCCAGAGGCGCCGGTCAGCAGGGGCCGGGCGGTGGGGCCGGAGAGCCGCACGGGGGGCGTGAGGAGAACGTCCCGGCCCGCGCCCGTGATGTCCGGGGCCAGGCGCACCTCGGCGGTGAGGTCGGGAGCGGCGGGGGCCTCGTCGCCCGTGTCGTGGGTCTCGCTCCCGTCGTCCGCCGAACGGCTCAGGAGACGGTCGACGCCCTCGACCGTGGGCGCCGCGAACAGGGCGCGCAGGGAGACACGGTGACCGCAGCGCTCCTCGATGCGCTGGACCAGGGTCACGGCCAGCAGGGAGTGGCCGCCCAGGGCGAAGAAGTCGTCCGTCACGCCGACCCCGGGCACGCCGAGCGTCTCCGCGAACGCCTCGCACAGGGCGCGCTCGGTGTCGGTGCGCGGGGCGCGGCCTCCGGCCGTCACCGTCAGGCCGGGCGCGGGCAGGGCGCGCCGGTCGGTCTTGCCGTTGGGCGTGACGGGCAGGGCGTCGAGCCGTACGAAGGCGGCCGGGACCAGGTGGGCGGGCAGGGTGGCGGCGAGGTGGGCGCGCAGATCGGCCTCCGTCCCGCCCACGGTGTACGCCACGAGGCGCCGGTCCCCCGGCCGGTCCTCGCGGACGACGGCGCAGGCGGCGGCGACGCCGGGCAGGTCGGTGAGCGCGGCCTCGATCTCGCCGAGTTCGATGCGGAAGCCGCGCAGCTTGACCTGGTCGTCTACGCGGGAGACGTAGACGAGTTCCCCGCCGGCGGTCCAGCGCACCAGATCGCCGGTGCGGTACATCCGGCCCCCCGCCGGGTCGAACGGATCGGCCACGAAGCGGGACGCGGTCAGGGCGGCCCTCCCGTGGTAGCCACGGGCCAACCCCGCACCGGACACGTACAGTTCGCCCACGACGCCGGGCGGCACGGGCGCCAGCCGGTCGTCCAGGACATGGACCCGGGTGCCGTCGACGGGTACGCCGATGGGCACGGTACGGTCGGGCGCCCCCGGCCCGTCCGCCTCCTGGAAGGCGCTCATGGTGGCGCAGACGGTGGTCTCCGTGGGGCCGTACGCGTTGGTCAGGAAGCGGTCCCCCGCCCAGGCGTGCACCAGCGCCGGCGTGCACGCCTCACCGGCGAGGACCATCGTGGTCCCGGCGGGCAGCGAGCCGGGGGGCATCACCGCGAGGGCGGCGGGCGGCAGGGTGAGGTGGGTGACGCCCCGTTCGCGGACCAGGGCGGCGAGGGTGGGACCGGGAAGCAGGGCGTCGCGTTCGTCGATCTCCAGGCAGGCCCCGGAGAGCAGCCCCATGCACAGCTCCCAGAACGCGGCGTCGAAGCTGACCGACGCCATGTGCAGCACCCGGCTGCCGGGACCGACGCGCAGGCGTTCGCTCTGGGTCCTGGCCATGGCGCCGACGCCCCGGTGGGTGACGACGACGCCCTTGGGGCGGCCGGTGGAGCCGGACGTGTGGATGACGTACGCGGGATGCCCCGGGAGCAGGGACGGGGCCGGGCCCGTACGGGCGTCGGGGTGGACGGCCGGCGGAGTGCCGTCCCCGAGGTCTTCGACGTACAGGCAGGGCACGGAGGAGTCCGGGAGACCGCGGCGGACGGCGGGGGTGGTGAGGAGCAGCCGGGGCCGGGCGTCTTCGAGCATGTACGAGAGGCGCGGTGCGGGGTAGGCGGGATCGAGGGGTACGTACGCCGCCCCCGCCTTGAGGACGCCGAGGAGGGCCACCACGAGGTCGTGGGTACGGGGCAGGGCGACGGCCACCCGGTCCTCGGGGCCGATGCCCAGCGCGGTGAGGTGGCGGGCCAACGCGTCGGCGCGGCTGTTCAGTTGACCGTACGTGAGCGTGGTGCCGGCGTCGCGGACCGCCGGGGCGTCCGGGGTGCGCCGGGCCCACCGGGCGAAGAGCGCGGGAACCGTCGACGCGGGCCGGTCCTCGGCGGGTCCGGTGCCCCAGCCGGCGAGGCGGGTGCGCTCGGCGCCGGTGAGCACGTCGTACGTGCGCAGCGGGCGGTCGGGGTCGGTGGTGACGGCGGCGAGGAGCAGGACGAGCCGTTGCGCCAGGCCGCGGACGGTGGCCGGGTCGAAGAGTTCCGTCGCGTAGTCGACGGTGGCCCGCATGCCGCCGGGCGCACCGCCGGTGTCGTACGTCTCGGTGAAGGTGAACGACAGGTCGAACTTGCTGACTCCGAGGTCGACCGGTACGCCGGTGACGGTGAGGCCGGGCAGGTCGACGGGGGCGGTGGAGGTGTGGTTCTGGAGGATGAGCATGGTCTGGAAGAGCGGATGGTGGTTCTGCGACCGTGCGGGGTTGAGGAGTTCGACCAGGCGCTCGAAGGGGACGTCCTGGTGGGCGTACGCGGAGAGGTCGAACTCCTTGACCCGGTCGAGGAGTTCGAGGAATGTCGGGTCGCCCGTGAGGTCCGTGCGCAGCACGAGTGTGTTGACGAAGAAGCCGACAAGATCGGAGGTGGCCTCGTCGGTGCGTCCGGCGACCACCGTGCCCAGCGGGATGTCGTCGCCCGCGCCGTGCCGGGAGAGGACCGTCGACAGGGCGGCCTGGAGCACCATGAAGACGCTGCATCCGGCGGCGCGGGCGAGGTCCCCGATCCGCCGGGCGGTGTCGCTGTCGAGGGTGAAGGCGTGGGTGGCGCCGGTGTGCCGGGGCACGGCGGGGCGGGGCCGGTCCCACGGCAGGTCGATCGCTTCCGGCAGCCCGTTCAACGCGTCTTTCCAGTGGGCGAGTTGACGCGACACAAGGCTTTCCGGGTCGTTCTCGTCGCCGAGCAGGCGGCGCTGCCACAGGGTGTAGTCGGCGTAGTCGACGGGAAGCGCGGTCCAGCCGGGTTCCCCGTCGCCGGTTCCGGCGCGGTAGGCGGCGCCGAGGTCCCGGGTGAGGGGGGCGAGGGACGAGCCGTCGGCGGCGATGTGGTGGATCACGAGGACCAGGACGTGCGCGTCGTCGGCCAGGCGCAACAGGGTCGCCCGGAGCGGGAGGTGGCGCTCGATGTCGATCGGTTCGGTCGCGGCGGCTCTGATCCGGTCGGGGAGCCCTGTCGCGTCGATGTCCTCGACGGTGAAGGGGAGTCGCAGGTCGTCCGGGGCGGTGAGGTGCTGGCGCGGTCCGCCGTCGTCCCCGGGGAGGACGGTCCCGGGAAAGACGGTGCGCAGGGCGGCGTGCCGGGTGACGAGGTCGTGGAGGGCCCGGCGCAGGGCGTCCGTGTCGAGCGGTCCGTCCATGCGGATCGCGAAGGGGATGTTGTACGTGGCGGACGGGCCTTCGAGCCGGTGGAGGAACCACAGGCGCTGCTGCGCGTAGGACAGCGGGAGGACGGTGGGGCGTTCGCCCGGGACGAGCGCGGGGCGGGCGGGGCGGCCCGCGTCCGCCAGGGCGGCGGCGAACGTGGCGACGGTGGGGTTCTGGAAGAGGGTACGGATCTCGCTCTCGGTGCCCAGGGCGGTGCGGACGCGGCCGATGAGCCGGGTGGCGAGCAGGGAGTGGCCGCCCAGGGCGAAGAAGTTGTCGTCGACGCCGACGCGGTCCACGCCGAGGACGTCGGCGAACAGGCCCGCGAGGATCTCCTCGTGGGCGCCGCGTGGCGGCCGGCCCGACGCGCCGGGCGCGGGGGCGGGCGCGGGCAGGGCCGCGCGGTCGAGTTTGCCGTTGGGGGTCAGGGGCAGCGCGTCGAGCGGCTGGATCGCGGTGGGCACCATGTAGGCGGGCAGGTGGCGGCCCACGTGCGCGGCGAGCAGGTCCGGGTCCGGGGTGTGTCCGGCGGCGGGGACGACGTACGCGGTGAGGGTACGGTCGCCGGGCAGGTCCTCGCGGACCAGGACGCAGGCGGCGCGTACGGACGGGTCGGTGCGGAGGACCGCCTCGATCTCGCCGGGTTCGATGCGGTGGCCGCGCAGCTTGATCTGCTGGTCGGCCCGGGCCACGTGGTGCAGGGTGCCGTCGGCGTCCCGGCGCGCGAGGTCGCCGGTGCGGTACATCCGGCTGCCGTCGCCGGCGAACGGGTCGGCGACGAAACGGGTGGCGGTGAGCTCAGGGCGCCCCAGGTAGCCGCGTGCCACCCCGGGGCCCGCGACGTACAACTCGCCCTCGGCGCCGAGCGGTACGAGCCGCATCGCCGCGTC includes:
- a CDS encoding nuclear transport factor 2 family protein, which gives rise to MDGTKDTHADLAEFGRCWARAELRGDVGSLDVLLTDDFRGVGPRGVVLDKPRWLDRYASGCLVHDAFDWEDVEVRVHGDAAVAIGLQRQQSVNDGRDADGYFRLTQFLTQHDGRWKLAALHMGRIAEPLP
- a CDS encoding non-ribosomal peptide synthetase, whose protein sequence is MTGFQLEDVLPLTPLQAGMHFHALYDSHAVDVYTAQFVFDLEGTVSVPTLRAAIAGLLRRHANLRVGFLHEDLDEPVQAVAAEVAVPLEELDLTGAGTTTDGTTTTGTDTDGPDTDGPDTTAERLTAFLAADRTRRFDLATPPLMRFTLVHTAPRRHRLVMTSHHILLDGWSTPLLVRELFELYASRGDDSALPRVAPYRTYLAWLAAQDRTAALDAWRTALAGVEAPTLLAGRGGADVPGAGELPETLVLDLDEATTLRLRETARAHRLTLNTLVQGAWGLLLAHLTGRRDVMFGTTVSGRPPEIPGIESMVGLFINTVPVRLRPAPGETLAALLTRLQEEQGGLLGSQYVGLTELRAVTGLDELFDTLAVFENYPLDAEALRTAQQGLPDLAVTGFSGTDAAHYPLTLTIAPGDALRITFGYRAAVLDRDEVARTVARMRRLLGVMAEGLDGRADAVPVLLDGERDTLLSQGRGAELTGTDLDMSVPDAVARHAARQPDAVAVTGAAEELTYRQLIDISDDLARTLSGLGIGAEDGVGVLLGRSAALVTGSLGALRAGAAYVPLDPRWPVERLVRVAEVAAVRALIVDESTRSHPWVGRSGPDVTVVTVDAAGRVRHGGPAAPGALPAVPGGARLAYVMFTSGSTGLPKGVGVTHADITALAAERTWGDGAADAVLLHSAYVFDASTFEIWTPLLNGGRVVVAPDGSLQPAVLRDLVALYGVTAAFLTTALFNVIAETDPGALGLLRLAAAGGEAAAPGVLQRLAAAHPDTVVLNAYGPTETTTFATVHRVRPDDTPGRVPPIGRALDGMRGYVLDAAMRLVPLGAEGELYVAGPGVARGYLGRPELTATRFVADPFAGDGSRMYRTGDLARRDADGTLHHVARADQQIKLRGHRIEPGEIEAVLRTDPSVRAACVLVREDLPGDRTLTAYVVPAAGHTPDPDLLAAHVGRHLPAYMVPTAIQPLDALPLTPNGKLDRAALPAPAPAPGASGRPPRGAHEEILAGLFADVLGVDRVGVDDNFFALGGHSLLATRLIGRVRTALGTESEIRTLFQNPTVATFAAALADAGRPARPALVPGERPTVLPLSYAQQRLWFLHRLEGPSATYNIPFAIRMDGPLDTDALRRALHDLVTRHAALRTVFPGTVLPGDDGGPRQHLTAPDDLRLPFTVEDIDATGLPDRIRAAATEPIDIERHLPLRATLLRLADDAHVLVLVIHHIAADGSSLAPLTRDLGAAYRAGTGDGEPGWTALPVDYADYTLWQRRLLGDENDPESLVSRQLAHWKDALNGLPEAIDLPWDRPRPAVPRHTGATHAFTLDSDTARRIGDLARAAGCSVFMVLQAALSTVLSRHGAGDDIPLGTVVAGRTDEATSDLVGFFVNTLVLRTDLTGDPTFLELLDRVKEFDLSAYAHQDVPFERLVELLNPARSQNHHPLFQTMLILQNHTSTAPVDLPGLTVTGVPVDLGVSKFDLSFTFTETYDTGGAPGGMRATVDYATELFDPATVRGLAQRLVLLLAAVTTDPDRPLRTYDVLTGAERTRLAGWGTGPAEDRPASTVPALFARWARRTPDAPAVRDAGTTLTYGQLNSRADALARHLTALGIGPEDRVAVALPRTHDLVVALLGVLKAGAAYVPLDPAYPAPRLSYMLEDARPRLLLTTPAVRRGLPDSSVPCLYVEDLGDGTPPAVHPDARTGPAPSLLPGHPAYVIHTSGSTGRPKGVVVTHRGVGAMARTQSERLRVGPGSRVLHMASVSFDAAFWELCMGLLSGACLEIDERDALLPGPTLAALVRERGVTHLTLPPAALAVMPPGSLPAGTTMVLAGEACTPALVHAWAGDRFLTNAYGPTETTVCATMSAFQEADGPGAPDRTVPIGVPVDGTRVHVLDDRLAPVPPGVVGELYVSGAGLARGYHGRAALTASRFVADPFDPAGGRMYRTGDLVRWTAGGELVYVSRVDDQVKLRGFRIELGEIEAALTDLPGVAAACAVVREDRPGDRRLVAYTVGGTEADLRAHLAATLPAHLVPAAFVRLDALPVTPNGKTDRRALPAPGLTVTAGGRAPRTDTERALCEAFAETLGVPGVGVTDDFFALGGHSLLAVTLVQRIEERCGHRVSLRALFAAPTVEGVDRLLSRSADDGSETHDTGDEAPAAPDLTAEVRLAPDITGAGRDVLLTPPVRLSGPTARPLLTGASGFLGAFLLRDLIETTDGPVDCLVRARDERDAGRRLRANLERYGLWRPRYEALIRPVPGDLAAPGLGLSPEERAALVRRLGPVLHNGARVNFAAPYGDLRAPNVGGTEELLRLLADSASPGMHYISTTGVYAPAPGPDPLTITESTPTGPASSLPDGYARSKWVAEGLVGLARERGLPVTVYRPGRISGDTTTGACQDRDLLWQLIKGCLQAGAVPDLPYGSTDWVPVDHVSAAVVALSTAGQTGAETYHLTNPDAPGLDRVFEAATRLGHDLRTIPAPDWQSLVAAQPDNAAQLFLGEETGPRPEATDHRRFDSGQTTKAAASLGAHQPPLTDEILTRYLTYFHTTGFLPTP